In a genomic window of Leisingera caerulea DSM 24564:
- a CDS encoding NAD(P)/FAD-dependent oxidoreductase encodes MLDQTQGPRRKIAIVGGGISGLAAAYYLSERHDVTLFEAAPRLGGHARTVLAGKNGDQPVDTGFIVFNYATYPYLTRLFRELDVPVIRSEMSFCASIDDGRLEYGLNSLRMLAAQKRNLVRPQFHKMVADIVRFGKRAEAAATDDDKTIGELVEELGLGSWFRNHYLMPMCGAIWSTPVTDVDAFPAKSLVRFFRNHALLAGTGKHQWWTVKGGSIEYVRRLETALVARGCEIRTGSPIRNVTRQAGGVSVQAEGADPHLFDEIILACHSDQALAILGADATPEEAAALGSIRYQPNTAVLHCDEGQMPKRRSCWSSWAYRSQDGGVGVTYWMNRLQSIPECDPLFVTLNPTRPIAADKIYDTVEFSHPVFDKAALRAQQQIRAMQGQNRTWFAGAYNRHGFHEDGIASAMRIVRMMNSLTPSPVKGTDHGIHGQSPSVGIPGHLRATA; translated from the coding sequence ATGCTGGATCAAACTCAGGGGCCACGGCGCAAGATTGCCATCGTAGGAGGCGGTATTTCCGGGCTGGCCGCGGCATATTACCTGTCTGAAAGACATGACGTTACCTTGTTTGAGGCCGCCCCCCGGCTGGGCGGCCACGCGCGCACCGTTCTGGCGGGAAAGAACGGCGATCAGCCGGTCGATACCGGTTTTATCGTGTTCAACTATGCCACCTACCCTTACCTTACCCGGCTGTTCCGCGAGCTGGATGTGCCGGTGATCAGAAGCGAGATGAGCTTTTGCGCCAGCATCGACGACGGCCGCCTGGAATACGGGCTGAACAGCCTGCGGATGCTGGCCGCGCAAAAGCGCAACCTGGTGCGGCCGCAGTTTCACAAGATGGTCGCGGACATTGTGCGCTTCGGCAAACGGGCCGAGGCCGCCGCCACCGATGACGACAAAACCATCGGCGAGCTGGTGGAGGAGCTGGGCCTGGGCAGCTGGTTCCGCAACCATTACCTGATGCCGATGTGCGGTGCGATCTGGTCGACCCCGGTCACCGATGTCGACGCCTTTCCGGCGAAATCGCTGGTTCGCTTCTTCCGCAACCACGCGCTGCTGGCGGGCACCGGCAAGCACCAGTGGTGGACCGTCAAGGGCGGCAGCATCGAATATGTCCGCCGGCTTGAGACGGCGCTGGTTGCGCGGGGCTGCGAGATCCGCACCGGCAGCCCGATCCGGAACGTCACCCGGCAGGCGGGCGGTGTTTCGGTGCAGGCAGAGGGCGCAGACCCGCACCTGTTCGACGAGATCATCCTTGCCTGCCATTCCGATCAGGCGCTGGCCATTCTGGGGGCTGATGCCACACCGGAAGAGGCGGCAGCGCTGGGGTCAATCCGCTATCAGCCGAACACGGCGGTTCTGCATTGCGACGAAGGCCAGATGCCCAAGCGGCGCAGCTGCTGGTCCAGCTGGGCCTACCGCAGCCAGGACGGCGGCGTCGGCGTCACCTACTGGATGAACCGCCTGCAAAGCATCCCCGAATGCGATCCGCTGTTTGTAACCCTGAACCCAACCCGACCCATTGCAGCAGACAAGATTTACGACACGGTGGAATTCTCGCACCCGGTCTTCGACAAGGCGGCGCTGCGTGCGCAGCAGCAGATCCGGGCGATGCAAGGGCAGAACCGGACCTGGTTTGCCGGTGCCTACAACCGCCACGGCTTTCACGAAGACGGTATCGCCAGCGCCATGCGGATTGTCCGCATGATGAATTCTCTCACCCCCTCCCCGGTCAAAGGAACAGATCATGGCATTCACGGACAAAGCCCTTCAGTCGGAATTCCTGGACACCTGCGCGCGACTGCGTGA
- a CDS encoding DUF1365 domain-containing protein codes for MIEHVSAQTFHARRGRLKNAFRYGVDYILTDMTLGAPPLLSRNRFNLFSVHDRRHGGPRGCGRGTLWFREELERRGFPLEGAQLLLLTQPSFLWFHFNPVSFWIAVRDGSPRAFIAEVNNTFGHRHCYFAAHPDFGPIRHSDVIEAEKLMHVSPFQQVAGRYRFNFGMTDQAFNIRISYTNGTEGVLATLEGVRRPVTSGGLLRAALRRPFGAARVVALIYWQALKLWIKRAPFLRKPPPPEPLISDSSTFSGGGA; via the coding sequence ATGATTGAGCATGTTTCAGCACAGACTTTTCATGCCCGCCGCGGGCGGCTGAAGAACGCCTTCCGCTATGGCGTGGACTACATCTTGACCGATATGACCCTCGGCGCGCCGCCGCTGCTGTCGCGCAACCGCTTCAACCTGTTTTCGGTCCACGACCGCCGCCACGGCGGCCCGCGCGGCTGCGGCCGTGGCACCCTGTGGTTCCGGGAGGAGCTGGAGCGGCGCGGTTTCCCTTTGGAGGGCGCTCAGCTGCTGCTGCTGACCCAGCCGAGCTTCCTGTGGTTTCATTTCAACCCGGTGAGCTTCTGGATTGCGGTCAGGGACGGCAGCCCGCGGGCCTTTATCGCGGAGGTCAACAACACCTTCGGCCACCGCCACTGCTATTTCGCGGCGCACCCGGACTTCGGCCCGATCCGGCACAGCGATGTGATCGAGGCGGAAAAGCTGATGCATGTCTCGCCGTTTCAGCAGGTGGCCGGGCGCTACCGGTTCAATTTCGGGATGACGGACCAGGCGTTCAACATCCGGATTTCCTACACCAATGGGACTGAGGGCGTGCTGGCCACGCTGGAGGGCGTGCGCCGCCCGGTGACATCCGGCGGGTTGCTGCGGGCTGCGCTGCGCAGGCCGTTCGGGGCGGCCCGTGTCGTTGCGCTGATCTATTGGCAGGCGCTCAAGCTCTGGATCAAGCGCGCGCCGTTTTTGCGTAAGCCGCCACCGCCGGAGCCGCTGATTTCCGACAGTTCGACGTTTTCAGGAGGCGGAGCATGA
- a CDS encoding SDR family NAD(P)-dependent oxidoreductase — MTDFAGKTIWMVGASHGLGREVARKLDRAGARLVLSARSEDALEELASELKQAQAVPLDVTDAESVAEAFRRAGPVDALLYNAGAYEPMRTQDWDAEAVLAMSDVNFTGALRVLGHVVPGFVEAGRGDITLVGSLAGYRGLPASIGYGASKAALISLAETMRHDLKDSGVTVRVVNPGFIKTRLTDKNSFKMPQLMEPEEAAGHVVSAMQSRRFRTDFPRPFSYAIKAFDMLPDWLAYRGK, encoded by the coding sequence ATGACAGATTTTGCAGGCAAGACCATCTGGATGGTCGGGGCCAGCCACGGGCTGGGGCGCGAGGTGGCGCGGAAGCTGGACCGGGCGGGCGCCCGGCTGGTTTTGTCGGCACGCTCCGAAGACGCGCTGGAGGAGCTGGCAAGCGAGCTGAAACAGGCGCAGGCGGTGCCGCTGGATGTGACCGATGCGGAATCTGTCGCAGAGGCTTTCCGTCGGGCCGGGCCAGTTGACGCGCTCCTTTATAACGCCGGCGCCTATGAGCCGATGCGGACCCAGGACTGGGATGCGGAGGCCGTGCTGGCGATGAGCGACGTGAACTTCACCGGAGCGCTGCGGGTTCTGGGGCATGTTGTCCCCGGGTTTGTCGAGGCGGGCCGGGGCGATATCACGCTGGTCGGATCTTTGGCCGGCTACCGGGGGCTGCCCGCCTCCATTGGCTATGGCGCCAGCAAGGCCGCGCTGATCAGCCTGGCGGAAACCATGCGGCATGATCTGAAGGACAGCGGTGTTACTGTCCGCGTGGTCAACCCGGGCTTTATCAAAACCCGGCTGACCGACAAGAACAGCTTTAAGATGCCGCAGCTGATGGAGCCTGAGGAGGCCGCCGGGCATGTGGTTTCTGCCATGCAGTCGCGCCGGTTCCGGACGGATTTCCCCCGTCCTTTCTCCTATGCGATCAAGGCGTTTGACATGCTGCCCGACTGGCTGGCCTATCGCGGGAAATAA
- a CDS encoding ChrR family anti-sigma-E factor, whose protein sequence is MPAITHHIPDPMIAAYASGSLPHAFSMVVASHLSYCRDCQAALGAHQAAGGALLEEAECVALEPALKSKVLAELDAPAVPDPVYDAKGIYPGAVMQSLKGRPPRWKTLGMGVKQDILFEDKHGSARLLFIPAGQAVPDHSHNGLELTLVLQGSFSDETGRFSVGDVEIGDEDLEHTPVADAGDPCICLAATDAPLRFKALMPRLLQPLFRI, encoded by the coding sequence ATGCCTGCAATCACACATCACATCCCCGACCCGATGATCGCGGCCTATGCCTCGGGCAGCCTGCCGCATGCCTTTTCGATGGTTGTGGCCAGCCACCTGTCCTATTGCCGCGATTGCCAGGCCGCGCTTGGCGCGCATCAGGCCGCGGGCGGTGCGCTTCTTGAGGAAGCGGAGTGCGTGGCGCTGGAGCCCGCGCTGAAGTCCAAGGTTCTGGCGGAATTGGATGCGCCTGCCGTGCCGGACCCGGTTTATGACGCCAAGGGCATTTACCCGGGCGCAGTGATGCAGTCGCTGAAAGGGCGGCCGCCGCGCTGGAAGACGCTGGGCATGGGGGTGAAACAGGACATCCTGTTCGAGGACAAGCACGGCTCTGCCCGGCTGCTGTTCATCCCGGCCGGTCAAGCTGTGCCCGATCACAGCCACAACGGGCTGGAGCTGACCCTGGTGCTGCAGGGCAGTTTCAGCGACGAGACCGGGCGGTTTAGTGTCGGTGATGTCGAAATCGGCGATGAAGATCTGGAGCACACGCCGGTCGCAGATGCGGGCGATCCCTGCATCTGCCTGGCCGCCACCGACGCGCCGCTGCGGTTCAAGGCGCTGATGCCGCGCCTGCTGCAGCCGCTGTTCCGGATTTGA
- a CDS encoding sigma-70 family RNA polymerase sigma factor: MLRASPEGKAVVSKDKTYSQLTVWLLAVRDHRDRAAFGDMFDHLAPRLKGFIIRCGARPALAEEIVQDVMLTIWRKAAMFDPHKAQASAWIYQIARNRHIDIVRKENRPVPDELGEDPGTEPDASQILALEQESLHLKQAIQQLHPDQKEMIEKAYIGDLTHQEISTQTGLPLGTVKSRIRLGLGRLRKELKGLR; encoded by the coding sequence ATGCTTCGGGCATCCCCTGAGGGCAAAGCAGTAGTGTCAAAAGACAAAACCTATTCGCAGCTGACTGTCTGGCTTCTGGCTGTGCGCGACCACCGGGACCGCGCGGCATTCGGCGACATGTTTGATCACCTGGCCCCGCGCCTGAAGGGGTTCATCATCCGTTGCGGCGCGCGGCCTGCACTGGCCGAGGAGATCGTTCAGGACGTCATGCTGACGATCTGGCGCAAGGCGGCGATGTTTGATCCGCACAAGGCGCAGGCGTCAGCCTGGATCTATCAGATCGCCCGCAACCGCCACATAGATATCGTGCGCAAGGAAAACCGGCCCGTCCCGGATGAGCTGGGCGAGGATCCCGGAACCGAGCCCGACGCCAGCCAGATCCTGGCCCTGGAGCAGGAGTCCTTGCACCTGAAGCAGGCGATCCAGCAGCTGCACCCCGATCAGAAGGAGATGATCGAAAAGGCCTATATCGGGGATTTGACCCATCAGGAGATCAGCACCCAGACCGGCTTGCCTCTGGGAACAGTAAAGTCGCGCATCCGCCTTGGCCTGGGGCGGCTGCGCAAGGAACTAAAAGGATTGCGTTGA
- a CDS encoding SDR family NAD(P)-dependent oxidoreductase: MHNIVVSGGSGAIGSAFVDELVRKYPHARIHSLSRSPDTRVPEGVQWLQVDYLDEDSLHAAAEQVAKEGAVDLMIVAGGILHQGDMMPEKSLRDLSAEKLLALFSANTVAPALTAKHFLPLLPRDRRGVFAALSARVGSISDNHLGGWYSYRASKAALNMFIRTAAIEIRRRNPQAIAAGLHPGTVESGLSQPFLRNVAPDKRFPPQYAVSRMMDVIATLTPADSGQCYAWDGSLIDP; encoded by the coding sequence ATGCACAATATTGTTGTCAGCGGCGGGTCCGGGGCGATCGGGTCGGCCTTTGTTGACGAACTGGTCCGAAAATACCCGCACGCCCGCATCCACAGCCTGTCCCGCAGCCCGGACACCCGCGTTCCGGAGGGCGTGCAGTGGCTGCAGGTGGATTATCTGGATGAGGACAGCCTGCACGCCGCGGCGGAACAGGTCGCCAAGGAGGGCGCGGTTGATCTGATGATCGTGGCGGGAGGAATTCTGCATCAGGGGGATATGATGCCGGAGAAGTCCCTGAGAGACCTCAGCGCCGAGAAGCTGCTGGCGCTCTTTTCCGCAAATACGGTTGCCCCGGCCCTGACTGCAAAGCACTTCCTGCCTTTGCTGCCGCGTGACCGGCGGGGCGTGTTCGCGGCCCTGTCCGCACGGGTTGGCAGCATCTCCGACAACCATTTGGGCGGCTGGTACTCCTACCGGGCGTCCAAAGCTGCCCTGAACATGTTCATCCGCACTGCCGCGATAGAAATCCGCCGCCGCAACCCGCAGGCCATTGCCGCCGGGCTGCATCCCGGAACGGTGGAAAGCGGCCTGTCCCAGCCGTTCCTGCGGAACGTCGCCCCGGACAAGCGCTTCCCGCCGCAGTATGCGGTGTCCCGGATGATGGACGTGATCGCCACCCTGACACCCGCCGACAGCGGCCAGTGTTATGCCTGGGACGGCAGCCTGATCGACCCCTGA
- a CDS encoding ammonium transporter, giving the protein MSLDVSTIFAQQVTLNSLVQNILYASGIVGAILVVVGLLLIDAGTARRRNLFNSTIEKTLGFFLGFATYYVIGFGLWAGQYYIMEGATMMDSINDWWLGGAMTNAMAHHTDPGIFPGLNTFQIFIFFLAVFAGIINILLHFAVSERMKAPAYFITCIVAAVVSSALSWATWGSVGPLTNAGFHDFFGVGFVYLFPAGMALVFTPKLGARPGMMEPHPRISAYLAPSIGLCAPGLLLIFAGLPMVILSCLFFFDPEALAVSVTMADTSVGIAINNYAMVWAGGAVTGLLIAYSTGKYAYTLLGPLAGYVAGASGFDVYLPWQAFIIGLAAPFVAYAVYEFTLKRGIDEHKLFPLFLGSGVFGMVMLGLFKAGTPRGGYFGIEEGAYAFQHGEISLMMQLAGTAVCIGTGVVTALVLSFILERTVGLRVHEDDQIEGLDGKIWDLEPDVLTHADSAQNA; this is encoded by the coding sequence ATGTCATTGGACGTGAGCACAATATTTGCTCAGCAAGTCACACTGAACTCGCTGGTGCAGAACATTCTGTACGCATCGGGGATCGTCGGGGCAATCCTGGTGGTTGTCGGGCTTCTGCTGATCGACGCAGGCACCGCGCGCCGCAGGAACCTGTTCAACTCGACCATCGAAAAGACGCTCGGCTTCTTCCTGGGGTTTGCCACCTACTATGTCATCGGGTTCGGCCTGTGGGCCGGGCAGTATTACATCATGGAAGGTGCGACCATGATGGATTCCATCAATGACTGGTGGCTGGGCGGCGCCATGACCAACGCTATGGCGCATCACACCGATCCGGGGATCTTCCCCGGTCTGAACACCTTTCAGATCTTCATCTTTTTCCTTGCGGTGTTTGCCGGGATCATCAACATCCTGCTGCACTTCGCGGTGTCGGAGCGGATGAAGGCCCCGGCCTATTTCATCACCTGCATCGTGGCCGCGGTTGTGTCCTCAGCGCTGAGCTGGGCGACCTGGGGCTCGGTCGGGCCGCTGACCAATGCCGGTTTCCACGACTTCTTTGGCGTTGGTTTCGTGTACCTGTTCCCTGCCGGCATGGCGCTGGTGTTCACGCCGAAACTGGGCGCACGCCCGGGCATGATGGAACCGCACCCGCGGATCTCGGCCTATCTGGCGCCCAGCATCGGTCTGTGCGCACCGGGCCTGCTGCTGATCTTTGCGGGCCTGCCGATGGTGATCCTGTCCTGCCTGTTCTTCTTTGACCCCGAGGCGCTGGCAGTCAGCGTCACCATGGCCGACACCAGCGTCGGCATCGCGATCAACAACTACGCCATGGTCTGGGCCGGCGGCGCGGTCACCGGCCTGCTGATTGCCTATTCAACGGGCAAATACGCCTATACCCTGCTTGGCCCGCTGGCTGGCTATGTCGCAGGGGCATCGGGCTTTGATGTCTACCTGCCCTGGCAGGCCTTCATCATCGGCCTCGCAGCGCCCTTCGTGGCCTACGCCGTCTATGAGTTCACGCTTAAGCGCGGCATCGACGAGCATAAGCTGTTCCCGCTGTTCCTGGGCTCCGGCGTCTTTGGCATGGTCATGCTGGGGCTGTTCAAGGCCGGCACCCCGCGCGGCGGCTACTTCGGGATCGAGGAAGGCGCCTATGCGTTCCAGCACGGGGAAATCTCGCTGATGATGCAGCTGGCGGGCACCGCCGTCTGCATCGGCACCGGGGTGGTCACGGCGCTGGTCCTGTCTTTCATCCTGGAGCGGACCGTGGGGCTGCGGGTGCATGAGGATGACCAGATCGAGGGCCTGGACGGCAAGATTTGGGATCTGGAGCCCGACGTGCTCACCCATGCGGACAGCGCCCAGAACGCCTGA
- a CDS encoding UTRA domain-containing protein yields the protein MSYRDIKQVVLDRIQNRIWAPDSLLPSETDLAEEFSSTRTTVNRALRELAEEGFLERKRKAGTRVLNSPVRKAQFSIPLVRDEIAGTGAGYRYSLVERSVKAAPDWLSARLDLPQGQEVLHIRCMHYADNAPFQYEVRWVIPDSVPEILEADFSQSGPNDWLVQKVPFTNLELSFMATKADQAVAEFLDAPAGDPVFTAERITWLRGSPVTLAKLYFAPGYKLTTHL from the coding sequence ATGAGCTACCGGGATATCAAGCAGGTCGTTCTTGACCGCATCCAGAACCGGATCTGGGCGCCCGACAGCCTGCTGCCGAGCGAGACCGACCTGGCGGAGGAATTTTCCAGCACCCGCACCACCGTGAACCGGGCGCTGCGGGAGCTGGCCGAGGAAGGCTTTTTGGAGCGCAAGCGCAAGGCGGGCACACGGGTGCTGAACTCTCCGGTGCGCAAGGCGCAGTTCTCAATCCCCCTGGTCCGGGATGAGATTGCCGGGACCGGCGCGGGCTACCGGTATTCCCTGGTCGAGCGCAGCGTGAAGGCGGCGCCGGACTGGCTGTCCGCCAGGCTCGACCTGCCCCAAGGCCAGGAAGTGCTGCATATCAGATGCATGCATTATGCGGACAATGCGCCCTTTCAGTACGAAGTCCGCTGGGTGATCCCGGACAGCGTGCCGGAGATCCTGGAGGCGGATTTCTCGCAGTCGGGGCCGAATGATTGGCTGGTGCAGAAAGTGCCGTTCACCAATCTGGAACTGAGTTTCATGGCGACCAAGGCGGATCAGGCAGTGGCGGAGTTTCTGGATGCGCCCGCCGGCGACCCGGTGTTCACCGCGGAACGGATCACCTGGCTGCGCGGCAGCCCGGTCACGCTGGCCAAACTGTACTTTGCGCCGGGGTACAAGCTGACGACGCACCTGTGA
- the miaB gene encoding tRNA (N6-isopentenyl adenosine(37)-C2)-methylthiotransferase MiaB, with amino-acid sequence MSAPKKLFIKTYGCQMNVYDSERMAEALGGEGYVETKSADDADMILLNTCHIREKAAEKVYSELGRFKGLKAEKPDLKIGVAGCVAQAEGEEIMRRQPLVDLVVGPQSYHRLPEMEAKAREGEKVLDTDFPEEDKFEKLKNRPKAKRGPTAFLTVQEGCDKFCAFCVVPYTRGAEVSRPADRILREAQDLVERGVREITLLGQNVNAYHGAGPNGDLTLAQLIWELDKIDGLERIRFTTSHPNDMQDDLIEAHGTCAKLMPYLHLPVQAGSDKILKRMNRAHTAESYIRLIERIRAARPDILISGDFIVGFPEETEEDFQATMDLVEEVKYGTAYSFKYSTRPGTPAAERAQVDPAAADDRLQRLQALLTKQQREVQDSMVGREVGVLFEKTGRLPGQMVGKSDYLHAVHVADCSREVGELARVRIVSSGANSLAGELIG; translated from the coding sequence ATGAGCGCCCCGAAAAAGCTGTTTATCAAGACCTATGGCTGTCAGATGAATGTCTACGACAGCGAACGCATGGCCGAAGCGCTGGGCGGCGAGGGCTATGTCGAGACCAAGTCGGCCGATGATGCCGACATGATCCTTCTGAACACCTGCCATATCCGGGAAAAGGCGGCGGAGAAGGTCTATTCCGAACTGGGCCGCTTCAAGGGGCTGAAAGCTGAGAAGCCGGATCTCAAGATCGGCGTCGCGGGCTGCGTCGCCCAGGCCGAGGGCGAGGAGATCATGCGCCGCCAGCCGCTGGTCGATCTGGTGGTCGGCCCGCAAAGCTATCACCGCCTGCCGGAGATGGAAGCCAAGGCGCGCGAGGGGGAGAAGGTGCTGGACACCGATTTCCCCGAGGAAGACAAGTTCGAGAAACTGAAAAACCGCCCCAAGGCCAAACGCGGCCCGACCGCGTTCCTGACCGTGCAGGAAGGCTGCGACAAGTTCTGCGCTTTCTGCGTGGTGCCCTATACCCGCGGTGCCGAGGTTTCGCGCCCGGCGGACCGCATCCTGCGCGAGGCACAGGACCTGGTGGAACGCGGCGTGCGCGAGATCACCCTGTTGGGGCAGAATGTGAATGCCTACCACGGCGCTGGTCCCAACGGCGACCTGACCCTGGCGCAGCTCATTTGGGAGCTGGACAAGATCGACGGGCTGGAGCGCATCCGCTTTACCACTTCGCACCCCAACGACATGCAGGACGACCTGATCGAGGCGCATGGCACCTGTGCCAAGCTGATGCCCTATCTGCACCTGCCGGTGCAGGCGGGCTCCGACAAGATCCTCAAGCGGATGAACCGCGCACACACCGCCGAAAGCTATATCCGCCTGATCGAGCGCATCCGTGCGGCGCGGCCCGACATCCTGATTTCCGGCGATTTCATAGTCGGCTTCCCGGAAGAGACCGAGGAGGACTTCCAAGCCACCATGGATCTGGTGGAAGAGGTCAAATACGGCACCGCCTATTCCTTCAAATACTCCACCCGCCCCGGCACCCCGGCAGCAGAGCGCGCGCAGGTCGACCCCGCCGCGGCGGACGACCGGCTGCAGCGGCTGCAGGCTCTGCTGACCAAACAGCAGCGCGAGGTGCAGGACAGCATGGTCGGCCGCGAGGTTGGCGTGCTGTTTGAGAAAACCGGCCGCCTGCCGGGCCAGATGGTGGGCAAGTCCGACTACCTCCACGCCGTCCACGTCGCCGATTGCAGCCGCGAGGTTGGAGAGCTGGCGCGGGTGCGGATTGTCTCCTCGGGCGCAAACTCCCTGGCGGGCGAGCTGATCGGCTAA
- a CDS encoding OmpA family protein: MSKINLNKVIALAAAATAALSIAAAPASAQSQQRTIKGERYVPTIWVDPDGCEHWVMDDGAEGFMTPHVTPDGKPVCRRGSICGVMPTDQFFATNKHHINAAGRKRLAEFFRQAKSNGARSFVIAGHTDSRASDEYNIRLSQRRANAVAQVARSAGARVNDIRAYGEREPQVPNTSAANMAKNRRVEIYCLR; this comes from the coding sequence GTGTCGAAAATCAATTTGAACAAGGTGATCGCGCTGGCTGCCGCTGCCACGGCCGCGCTCAGCATCGCCGCCGCGCCTGCCAGCGCGCAATCCCAGCAGCGGACAATAAAGGGCGAACGCTACGTGCCCACCATCTGGGTCGACCCGGACGGCTGCGAGCATTGGGTGATGGACGATGGCGCCGAGGGCTTCATGACGCCGCATGTCACCCCGGACGGCAAACCGGTCTGCCGCCGCGGCAGCATCTGCGGCGTGATGCCGACCGACCAGTTCTTCGCCACCAACAAGCATCACATCAATGCCGCAGGCCGCAAGCGCCTGGCCGAATTCTTCCGGCAGGCCAAGTCCAACGGTGCGCGGTCATTTGTGATCGCCGGCCATACCGACAGCCGCGCCTCGGACGAATACAACATCCGCCTGTCGCAGCGCCGCGCCAATGCGGTGGCACAGGTGGCGCGCTCTGCGGGCGCACGGGTCAACGACATCCGCGCCTACGGCGAGCGCGAGCCGCAGGTGCCCAACACCAGCGCCGCCAACATGGCAAAGAACCGCCGTGTCGAAATCTATTGCCTGCGCTGA
- a CDS encoding lipoprotein, translated as MTAVKTAILLAAAAAVSACATGSDKGTDGHFGDGSSETLSNMTAGIWVDPNGCEHWIIDDGLEGYADLRRTPDGKPVCNSNLPRNVATGPFKNGSTLWDPI; from the coding sequence ATGACAGCAGTAAAAACGGCCATCCTCCTTGCCGCCGCCGCAGCAGTTTCAGCCTGTGCTACGGGCTCCGACAAAGGCACCGACGGGCATTTCGGCGATGGCAGCTCCGAGACCCTGTCCAACATGACCGCAGGCATCTGGGTTGATCCCAATGGCTGCGAGCATTGGATCATTGATGATGGCCTGGAAGGGTATGCCGACCTGCGCCGCACGCCCGATGGCAAGCCGGTCTGCAACAGCAACCTGCCGCGCAATGTGGCAACCGGGCCGTTCAAAAACGGCTCGACCCTATGGGATCCGATCTGA
- a CDS encoding PhoH family protein, with amino-acid sequence MAIGALNDAQNQTATHEVLLEFPDNRLLIDLCGEYDRNLADIEQKLGVQIVRRGNQLSVMGEDSAREQAAGVLTALYDRLETGRSVESGDIDRELRMGQEADEAEPDGQLQMFRGGRVEIKTRKKLVEPRTEAQKAYVHSLFENELAFGIGPAGTGKTYLAVAVGVSMFITGHVDRIILSRPAVEAGEKLGYLPGDMKDKVDPYMQPLYDALNDFLPGKQLAKLIEEKRIEIAPLAFMRGRTLSNAFVVLDEAQNATTMQMKMFLTRLGEGSRMVITGDRSQVDLPRGVQSGLADAERLLKSIPKISFNYFTARDVVRHPLVAAIIEAYDADAMPA; translated from the coding sequence TTGGCCATCGGTGCCCTGAATGACGCGCAAAACCAGACCGCAACCCATGAAGTGCTTCTGGAATTCCCCGACAACCGCTTGCTGATCGACCTGTGCGGCGAATATGACCGCAACCTGGCTGACATCGAACAAAAACTGGGCGTGCAGATCGTCCGCCGCGGCAACCAGCTGTCGGTGATGGGCGAAGATTCGGCCCGCGAACAGGCGGCCGGCGTGCTGACCGCCCTTTACGACCGGCTGGAAACCGGCCGCAGCGTCGAAAGCGGCGACATCGACCGCGAATTGCGCATGGGCCAGGAGGCTGACGAGGCCGAACCCGACGGCCAGCTGCAGATGTTCCGCGGCGGCCGGGTGGAGATCAAGACCCGCAAGAAACTGGTGGAGCCGCGCACCGAGGCGCAGAAGGCCTATGTGCATTCGCTGTTCGAAAACGAACTGGCCTTCGGCATCGGCCCGGCCGGCACCGGCAAGACCTATCTGGCGGTGGCGGTGGGTGTGTCCATGTTCATCACCGGCCATGTCGACCGCATCATCCTGTCCCGCCCGGCGGTGGAGGCGGGCGAGAAGCTCGGCTATCTGCCCGGCGACATGAAGGACAAGGTCGATCCCTACATGCAGCCACTCTACGACGCGCTGAACGACTTTCTGCCGGGCAAGCAACTCGCCAAGCTGATTGAGGAAAAGCGCATCGAGATTGCGCCGCTCGCCTTCATGCGCGGCCGCACGCTCTCCAACGCCTTTGTGGTGCTGGACGAGGCGCAGAACGCCACCACAATGCAGATGAAGATGTTCCTCACCCGCCTGGGCGAGGGCTCGCGCATGGTGATCACCGGCGACCGCAGCCAGGTCGACCTGCCGCGGGGCGTGCAGTCCGGGCTGGCCGACGCGGAGCGGCTGCTGAAATCCATCCCCAAGATCAGCTTCAACTACTTCACGGCCCGCGACGTGGTGCGCCACCCCCTTGTGGCGGCCATCATTGAGGCCTATGACGCAGACGCTATGCCGGCCTGA